In Halobacillus amylolyticus, the following proteins share a genomic window:
- the pnp gene encoding polyribonucleotide nucleotidyltransferase, whose protein sequence is MAEEKQVFSIDVAGRTFSVEVGELAKQASGAAMISYGDTSVLSTATGSKEPKDLPFFPLTVNYEERLYAVGKIPGGFIKREGRPSDKAVLASRLIDRPIRPMFPDGYRNDVQVISTVMSVDQDCSSEMAAMLGSSIALGISDIPFGGPIAGVIIGRVDGELIINPTTKQQENSDIDLTVAGTKDAINMVEAGANEVSEEDMLEAIMFGHEEIKRLVAFQEELIAAVGKEKMDVQLFDHDQDLKDKVEAEATDSIVAAIKTEEKKAREVAIAEAQKAIVADYEEMEADEDTIKQVKSILEDIVKAEVRRLITKDKIRPDGRGVDEIRPLSSRVGVLPRTHGSGLFTRGQTQALSICTLGALGDVQILDGLDLEESKRFMHHYNFPKFSVGETGPIRGPGRREIGHGALGERALEVVIPSEKEFPYTMRLVSEVLESNGSTSQASICASTLAMMDAGVPIKAPVAGIAMGLVKSGDDYSILTDIQGMEDHLGDMDFKVAGTEKGVTALQMDIKIDGLSREILEEALAQAKKGRKEILKSMLATISETRGELSQYAPKIMTMKINPDKIRDVIGPSGKQINQIIDDTGVKIDIEQDGTVFVSSTDAEMNKVAMKIIEDIVREVEAGEIYDGTVKRIEKFGAFVELFKGKEGLVHISELAEERIGKVEDVVSLGDTIKVKVKEIDKQGRINLSRKAILVDEKKAQEANE, encoded by the coding sequence ATGGCAGAAGAAAAACAAGTGTTTTCGATTGACGTAGCAGGTCGCACATTCTCTGTTGAAGTAGGAGAATTAGCTAAACAGGCTAGTGGAGCCGCTATGATCAGCTATGGTGATACATCGGTTCTTTCAACCGCAACAGGTTCCAAAGAGCCAAAGGACTTACCATTTTTCCCGCTCACCGTTAATTATGAAGAGCGATTATATGCGGTCGGTAAAATCCCAGGAGGTTTTATTAAGCGCGAGGGGCGCCCAAGTGATAAGGCTGTATTGGCTTCCCGATTAATTGACCGCCCGATACGCCCTATGTTTCCTGATGGTTACCGAAATGATGTACAAGTGATTAGTACAGTCATGAGTGTTGATCAGGATTGTTCATCAGAAATGGCTGCGATGCTTGGATCCTCTATTGCTTTGGGAATATCTGATATTCCATTTGGCGGTCCGATTGCCGGTGTGATTATTGGAAGAGTTGATGGTGAACTGATCATTAATCCAACGACCAAGCAGCAAGAAAATAGTGATATCGACTTAACCGTTGCCGGAACAAAAGATGCGATTAACATGGTCGAAGCAGGAGCAAATGAAGTATCCGAAGAGGACATGCTTGAAGCCATCATGTTTGGTCATGAAGAGATTAAACGTTTAGTGGCCTTCCAGGAGGAGCTCATTGCAGCCGTTGGAAAAGAAAAAATGGACGTGCAGCTGTTCGATCATGATCAGGACTTAAAAGATAAAGTCGAAGCTGAAGCAACTGACTCCATCGTTGCTGCGATTAAAACAGAAGAGAAAAAAGCACGAGAAGTGGCCATTGCCGAAGCCCAAAAGGCTATTGTTGCAGACTATGAAGAAATGGAAGCAGATGAAGATACGATTAAGCAAGTCAAATCGATTTTGGAAGACATTGTAAAAGCAGAAGTTCGCCGTCTAATTACCAAAGACAAAATCCGCCCAGATGGACGTGGCGTTGATGAAATTCGTCCATTATCCTCCAGAGTAGGTGTACTACCTCGTACACACGGTTCCGGGCTCTTTACAAGAGGACAAACCCAAGCTCTAAGCATTTGTACATTAGGTGCTTTAGGTGATGTCCAGATTCTGGACGGATTGGATCTGGAAGAATCAAAACGGTTTATGCACCATTATAACTTCCCTAAGTTTTCTGTAGGGGAAACAGGACCGATACGTGGTCCGGGTCGCCGAGAAATTGGTCACGGTGCTTTAGGTGAGCGCGCACTTGAAGTAGTCATTCCTTCTGAAAAAGAATTTCCTTATACGATGCGTCTTGTGTCAGAAGTTCTTGAATCAAATGGATCGACTTCCCAGGCAAGTATTTGCGCAAGTACATTAGCTATGATGGACGCAGGTGTACCGATTAAAGCTCCTGTAGCCGGTATTGCGATGGGCCTTGTCAAATCTGGCGATGATTACAGTATCCTTACAGATATTCAAGGCATGGAAGATCACCTTGGTGACATGGACTTTAAAGTAGCAGGTACGGAAAAAGGTGTAACCGCGCTTCAAATGGATATTAAAATTGATGGGTTATCTCGCGAAATCTTGGAAGAGGCGCTGGCACAAGCGAAAAAGGGACGTAAAGAAATCCTGAAGTCAATGCTTGCGACAATTTCAGAAACGAGAGGTGAACTCTCCCAATATGCTCCTAAAATTATGACGATGAAGATTAATCCTGATAAGATCCGCGATGTGATTGGTCCAAGCGGAAAACAAATTAATCAAATCATTGATGACACCGGCGTAAAAATTGATATCGAACAAGACGGTACCGTATTTGTTTCTTCTACGGATGCTGAAATGAACAAAGTAGCCATGAAAATCATTGAAGATATTGTCAGAGAAGTGGAAGCAGGCGAGATTTACGATGGAACAGTAAAACGAATCGAGAAGTTTGGCGCATTTGTTGAGTTGTTCAAAGGGAAAGAAGGTCTTGTGCACATTTCTGAACTAGCTGAAGAGCGAATTGGAAAAGTTGAGGATGTTGTTTCTCTAGGAGATACAATTAAAGTAAAAGTCAAGGAGATCGATAAGCAGGGAAGAATTAATCTTTCTCGTAAAGCGATCCTTGTTGACGAAAAGAAAGCACAAGAAGCAAATGAGTAA
- the rpsO gene encoding 30S ribosomal protein S15 — protein MAITQERKNELINEYKTHDNDTGSAEVQIAVLTEQITSLNEHLRAHKQDHHSRRGLLKMVGKRRNLLNYLRNKDITRYRELIKSLGLRR, from the coding sequence ATGGCTATCACACAAGAACGTAAAAATGAACTAATCAATGAGTACAAAACTCATGATAACGACACAGGTTCTGCAGAAGTACAAATTGCTGTACTTACTGAACAAATCACGAGCCTGAACGAACACCTGCGTGCACATAAGCAGGATCACCATTCTCGTCGTGGATTGCTTAAAATGGTAGGTAAACGCCGTAACTTGCTTAACTACCTACGTAATAAAGACATTACACGTTACCGTGAGTTAATTAAGAGTCTCGGCTTACGTCGCTAA
- a CDS encoding bifunctional riboflavin kinase/FAD synthetase — MKTIELSASDSDFSFDLNPSAVAVGFFDGVHKGHQEVITTAQNKADQLGLASAVMTFDPHPSVVLNKAVQHARYITPLSEKQDILETMEVDYLFVVRFDQSLAALSPQQFVDDFFIGLNIKHVVAGFDFSYGHKGKGSMETLPEHAQGRLTYTVVEKVEQESSKVSSTRIRKLLDDGEVIEVSELLGRTFNVRGTVVSGDKRGRTIGYPTANMANMKEYYLPKSGVYAVEAAYQGEQFYGMANLGVKPTFQENSAVPMLEVYLFDFDQDLYGTELTVYFHKYIRAEQKFKGIDQIVAQLEKDEAEIRRFFNR; from the coding sequence ATGAAGACAATTGAATTATCTGCATCAGATTCGGATTTTTCTTTTGACCTTAACCCGAGCGCTGTTGCTGTGGGATTCTTTGATGGTGTGCATAAAGGGCATCAAGAAGTAATTACGACCGCTCAAAACAAAGCAGATCAACTTGGTTTAGCCAGTGCAGTTATGACATTTGATCCCCATCCCTCTGTCGTTTTAAATAAAGCTGTTCAGCATGCGAGGTACATTACTCCCTTGTCTGAGAAGCAAGATATTTTAGAAACGATGGAAGTTGATTACTTATTTGTTGTACGATTTGATCAGTCATTAGCTGCTTTATCCCCACAACAGTTTGTCGATGATTTTTTCATTGGTTTAAACATTAAGCATGTTGTTGCAGGATTTGATTTCAGTTATGGTCATAAAGGAAAAGGTTCCATGGAGACACTTCCTGAACATGCCCAGGGGCGGTTAACCTATACCGTTGTTGAAAAAGTGGAGCAGGAAAGCTCAAAAGTGAGCTCAACAAGAATTCGTAAGCTTTTGGATGATGGAGAGGTCATAGAGGTTAGTGAACTGCTTGGACGAACATTCAATGTCAGGGGAACCGTCGTTTCAGGCGATAAGCGTGGGCGAACAATTGGTTATCCAACAGCTAATATGGCAAACATGAAGGAATATTACTTACCGAAGTCCGGTGTTTATGCAGTTGAAGCTGCCTATCAGGGTGAACAATTTTATGGGATGGCAAACCTTGGTGTCAAGCCAACCTTTCAAGAAAACAGTGCAGTGCCAATGCTAGAGGTATATCTTTTTGACTTCGATCAGGATTTATATGGGACTGAGCTCACAGTATATTTTCATAAATATATCCGAGCTGAGCAAAAATTCAAAGGTATTGACCAGATTGTTGCACAGCTTGAGAAGGATGAAGCGGAAATCCGTCGCTTTTTTAACCGGTAA
- the truB gene encoding tRNA pseudouridine(55) synthase TruB — MHGILPLWKEKGYTSHDCVSKARGMLKTRKIGHTGTLDPDVEGVLPLCVGKATKIVPFLTDTEKVYEAVITLGSSTETEDASGDVVDQKPVVDEIPASEIQSVLKSFIGEITQVPPMYSAVKVKGKRLYQYAREGIEVDRPERKVTIKTIELLDRPFPVKDERQSVPIRVVCSKGTYIRTLCVDIGRELGFPAHMSALIRTQTGAIRKKDCLTFEQVQHYVDLERQEELLLPLSKGLEHMSSFQVSEQDKQAILHGQVLPKPKEVTAPEFSVICNHEVIAMYQVHPTKPNKIKPIRVF; from the coding sequence ATGCATGGTATTCTCCCATTATGGAAGGAAAAAGGGTACACATCACATGACTGTGTGAGCAAAGCACGGGGCATGTTAAAGACTCGAAAGATCGGTCATACGGGAACCCTGGACCCAGATGTTGAAGGGGTCTTGCCGCTTTGTGTCGGCAAGGCAACAAAAATCGTCCCTTTTTTAACAGATACAGAGAAGGTTTATGAAGCAGTAATTACGTTAGGTTCGTCAACGGAAACGGAAGATGCCTCTGGAGATGTTGTTGACCAGAAGCCCGTTGTTGATGAAATTCCTGCCAGTGAAATCCAGTCCGTTCTAAAATCTTTCATTGGAGAGATTACACAAGTCCCGCCGATGTATTCAGCAGTAAAGGTTAAGGGAAAACGTTTATACCAATATGCACGGGAAGGCATAGAAGTAGATAGGCCTGAACGAAAAGTAACCATAAAAACGATAGAGCTTCTTGACAGACCATTCCCAGTAAAAGACGAACGGCAGTCGGTTCCGATCCGGGTCGTTTGTTCCAAGGGTACATATATTCGAACACTTTGTGTGGATATTGGCAGGGAGCTTGGGTTTCCGGCCCATATGTCAGCACTTATCCGCACTCAAACAGGTGCGATTAGGAAAAAAGATTGCCTTACCTTTGAACAAGTCCAGCATTATGTTGACCTGGAGCGGCAAGAAGAATTGCTTTTACCTCTGTCTAAAGGTCTCGAACATATGTCTTCCTTTCAAGTTTCTGAACAGGATAAGCAGGCTATTCTGCATGGACAAGTACTGCCAAAGCCAAAGGAAGTAACAGCACCTGAATTTAGCGTCATTTGTAATCATGAAGTGATAGCCATGTACCAGGTTCACCCAACGAAACCAAATAAAATAAAGCCCATCCGCGTATTTTAA
- the rbfA gene encoding 30S ribosome-binding factor RbfA: MNDLRANRVGEQMKKEMSDIISKKIKDPRVGFVTVTEVKVTGDLQQAKIFISVLGDDKQKHDTLVGLAKAKGFIRSEIGQRIRLRKTPEIMFEFDEAIERGNRIETILKDLNDTDS, from the coding sequence ATGAATGATTTACGTGCAAACCGTGTCGGTGAGCAGATGAAGAAAGAAATGAGCGATATCATCAGCAAGAAGATTAAGGATCCCAGAGTAGGCTTTGTTACCGTTACGGAAGTAAAAGTAACCGGTGATCTTCAACAAGCCAAGATCTTCATTTCAGTGCTTGGGGACGACAAGCAAAAACATGATACACTTGTTGGCTTAGCTAAAGCGAAAGGATTCATTCGCTCGGAAATTGGTCAAAGGATCCGTTTACGTAAGACTCCAGAGATCATGTTTGAATTTGATGAAGCGATCGAACGTGGAAATCGCATTGAAACGATTCTTAAGGATCTGAACGATACGGACAGCTAA
- a CDS encoding DUF503 domain-containing protein — protein MILSAEVEAIIYEAQSLKEKRSVIKRVQTRLKNEFNVAVSELDHQNLWQRTCIGIVTISSSKVIAEQTIQQALAFVDSFPELERTETVQEWL, from the coding sequence ATGATTTTAAGTGCTGAGGTGGAAGCGATAATCTATGAAGCCCAGTCCTTAAAAGAAAAGCGTTCTGTTATTAAAAGAGTACAAACGAGGCTGAAGAATGAATTCAATGTAGCTGTCAGTGAGCTTGACCATCAAAACCTGTGGCAGCGCACATGTATCGGAATTGTTACGATTTCAAGCAGTAAAGTGATTGCTGAACAGACAATCCAGCAGGCTTTAGCTTTCGTTGACTCATTTCCTGAATTAGAACGAACAGAAACAGTCCAAGAATGGTTGTAG
- the infB gene encoding translation initiation factor IF-2, whose product MSKMRVYEYAKENELSSKQVIDKLKDMKVEVSNHMSMVEDDVKGKLDQAFGKGAKKENKPAAKGKSNQKPQQNQAQKNNQNQKKNRRPQHNKQQRPQQNQKPQPKKKQTPEKITYLGSLTVGELAEKLSKESSEIIKKLMGLGVMATKNQDLDSDSIELICAEFGVEVEEEVVVDETDIENMISEDAEEDLQERPAVVTIMGHVDHGKTTLLDSIRDTKVTEGEAGGITQHIGAYQVEENGKKITFLDTPGHAAFTSMRSRGAQITDIAILVVAADDGVMPQTREAINHAKAAEVPIIVAVNKMDKEGANPDRVMQELMEYELISEDFGGDTIFVKMSAVEGKGIDELLEMIILVSEMEEFKANPDRLASGTVVEAELDKGRGPVATLLVQNGTLNVSDAVVVGNTFGRVRAMVNEIGRRVKTAGPSTPVEITGLNHVPQAGDRFLAFKDEKKARSIGEARQQKQIEADRSSTAKVSLDDLFEQIKHGNIKDINLILKADVQGSLEALAGSLQKIEVEGVKVKIIHTGVGAITESDISLASASNAIVIGFNVRPDGNARKAAESEDVEIRLHNIIYKVMEEIEAAMKGMLDPEYEEKIIGQVEVREIFKVSKIGTIAGSYVTDGKITRNSGIRVIRDGVVIYEGEVDALKRYKDDAKEVAQGYECGVTIKNFNDLKVGDMIEPYVMQEIERK is encoded by the coding sequence ATGAGTAAAATGCGCGTATATGAATATGCAAAAGAAAATGAACTATCCAGTAAACAAGTGATTGATAAATTAAAGGACATGAAAGTAGAAGTTTCTAACCACATGTCTATGGTTGAGGATGATGTAAAAGGCAAACTTGACCAGGCCTTTGGAAAGGGCGCAAAGAAAGAAAACAAGCCTGCTGCCAAAGGAAAAAGTAATCAAAAGCCGCAACAAAATCAGGCACAAAAAAATAATCAAAACCAGAAAAAGAATCGTCGTCCGCAGCATAATAAGCAGCAAAGGCCACAGCAAAATCAAAAACCGCAACCTAAGAAGAAGCAAACACCAGAGAAAATTACTTACTTAGGTTCATTGACAGTCGGAGAACTTGCTGAAAAATTAAGCAAAGAGTCTTCAGAGATTATCAAAAAATTGATGGGCTTAGGTGTGATGGCTACAAAAAATCAGGATCTTGACAGTGATTCTATAGAATTAATCTGTGCAGAATTTGGTGTGGAAGTTGAGGAAGAAGTCGTTGTAGATGAAACGGACATTGAAAACATGATTTCCGAGGATGCAGAAGAAGACTTGCAAGAGCGTCCAGCGGTTGTTACCATCATGGGCCACGTTGACCACGGAAAAACGACGTTGCTTGATTCGATTCGTGATACAAAAGTAACGGAAGGCGAAGCTGGCGGGATCACTCAGCATATTGGGGCCTATCAAGTTGAGGAAAACGGAAAGAAAATCACGTTTCTAGATACACCAGGTCACGCTGCTTTTACGAGCATGCGTTCACGTGGAGCCCAAATAACTGATATCGCCATCTTAGTCGTAGCTGCAGATGATGGAGTTATGCCGCAAACACGGGAAGCAATTAACCACGCAAAAGCGGCCGAGGTACCAATTATTGTAGCTGTTAATAAGATGGATAAAGAAGGGGCAAACCCTGATCGAGTCATGCAGGAATTAATGGAATATGAGCTAATTTCTGAAGACTTTGGCGGAGATACCATTTTCGTTAAAATGTCCGCAGTTGAAGGGAAAGGGATAGATGAATTGCTTGAAATGATTATTCTCGTTTCTGAGATGGAAGAATTTAAAGCAAATCCTGATCGCCTGGCCTCCGGTACAGTCGTTGAAGCAGAGCTTGATAAAGGACGCGGCCCTGTAGCCACGCTTCTTGTACAAAATGGTACACTGAATGTCAGTGACGCTGTGGTTGTGGGCAACACATTCGGGCGTGTTCGGGCAATGGTGAACGAAATTGGCAGAAGAGTAAAAACAGCCGGCCCTTCTACTCCAGTTGAAATTACTGGATTAAATCATGTTCCACAAGCTGGCGACCGTTTCCTTGCTTTTAAAGATGAAAAGAAGGCACGTTCGATTGGTGAAGCACGTCAGCAGAAACAAATTGAAGCAGACCGCAGTTCTACCGCTAAGGTAAGCCTTGATGATCTATTTGAACAAATCAAACACGGAAACATTAAAGACATCAATTTAATTTTGAAAGCAGATGTGCAAGGATCTCTTGAGGCGCTGGCAGGTTCACTTCAGAAGATTGAAGTGGAAGGTGTGAAGGTGAAAATCATTCATACCGGTGTAGGAGCGATTACAGAATCTGATATTTCGCTTGCTTCGGCTTCAAATGCAATTGTTATCGGGTTTAACGTTCGCCCAGATGGAAATGCTAGAAAAGCAGCAGAATCTGAAGATGTTGAAATTCGTCTGCACAACATCATCTATAAAGTCATGGAAGAAATTGAAGCGGCTATGAAAGGGATGCTTGACCCAGAATATGAAGAAAAAATCATTGGTCAAGTGGAGGTCCGCGAAATCTTCAAAGTTTCTAAAATTGGTACCATCGCCGGTTCTTACGTTACAGATGGCAAGATTACCCGTAATTCAGGGATCCGTGTTATCCGTGATGGTGTAGTTATTTATGAAGGAGAAGTAGATGCCCTTAAGCGCTATAAAGATGATGCCAAAGAAGTAGCACAAGGGTACGAATGTGGAGTGACCATAAAGAACTTTAACGATTTGAAAGTTGGCGACATGATTGAGCCTTATGTTATGCAGGAAATTGAACGTAAATGA
- a CDS encoding YlxQ family RNA-binding protein encodes MSGSYLNIIGLALRAGKVTLGEEHIVKDIQRGRAKLVLVANDTGKQTMKKLTDKCSSYHIPCYVVDDRETLSQAMGKSGRVAIAVLDQGFAKKLQSLLDESIRG; translated from the coding sequence ATGTCAGGCTCTTATTTAAATATAATTGGGCTAGCACTCCGGGCAGGCAAGGTTACGCTCGGTGAGGAACATATTGTTAAAGACATTCAACGTGGACGTGCCAAGTTGGTCCTTGTTGCAAATGATACAGGAAAACAAACGATGAAGAAGCTTACAGATAAATGTAGCTCTTATCATATACCCTGCTATGTGGTGGATGATCGAGAAACCCTTTCACAAGCCATGGGGAAGTCAGGGAGAGTCGCGATCGCAGTTCTTGACCAAGGATTTGCGAAAAAGTTGCAATCGCTACTCGATGAATCTATTCGGGGGTGA
- the rnpM gene encoding RNase P modulator RnpM — protein sequence MAQSRKIPLRKCVVTQEMKPKKQLIRVVRNKDGEVFVDQTGKKNGRGAYISKSFEVIEQAEKQQVLNRHLNTKVDATIYEELKTIVGASH from the coding sequence ATGGCCCAATCTAGAAAGATTCCATTAAGGAAATGTGTGGTTACGCAAGAAATGAAGCCAAAGAAACAGCTCATTCGAGTTGTGCGTAACAAAGATGGAGAGGTATTCGTTGATCAAACGGGCAAAAAGAATGGAAGAGGCGCCTACATTTCTAAAAGCTTTGAGGTTATTGAGCAAGCAGAGAAGCAGCAGGTGCTGAACCGTCACTTAAACACCAAAGTGGATGCAACAATTTATGAAGAATTAAAAACAATTGTAGGAGCTAGCCATTAA
- the nusA gene encoding transcription termination factor NusA, with translation MSSELFDAMNYLEKEKGIDKNLLLEALDAALISAYKKNFNSATNVRVDINENEGSMKVFARKTIVEESMDPQQEISLEEAKEIDPNYDIDDVIEVEVTPMDFGRIAAQAAKQVVTQRVREAERGIIYGEYVDREEDVMTGIIQRKDPRFVYVNLGKIEARLPEGEQMPTESYQVHDRLKVFVTKVENSNKGPHIYVSRTHPGLLKRLFEMEVPEIYDGTVEVRSVAREAGDRSKISVYADDPEIDPVGSCVGQRGQRVQAIVNELKGEKIDIVQWSEDPIEYVSNALSPSKVVEVLVDEEEKATTVIVPDYQLSLAIGKRGQNARLAAKLTGWKIDIKSESEALEQGVITEESASEDEEADELTEE, from the coding sequence TTGAGTAGTGAACTTTTTGATGCCATGAATTATTTAGAGAAGGAAAAGGGCATTGACAAAAATTTGTTGTTGGAAGCGCTTGATGCAGCGTTAATTTCAGCTTATAAGAAGAATTTCAATTCAGCTACAAACGTTCGTGTAGATATTAATGAAAACGAAGGCAGTATGAAGGTTTTTGCGAGAAAGACGATTGTTGAAGAGTCTATGGATCCTCAGCAGGAGATTTCTTTAGAAGAAGCCAAGGAAATAGATCCTAACTATGATATAGACGATGTCATCGAGGTAGAAGTGACGCCAATGGACTTTGGCAGAATTGCTGCCCAAGCTGCAAAGCAGGTCGTCACACAGCGTGTTCGAGAAGCAGAACGCGGGATTATTTACGGAGAGTATGTTGACCGTGAAGAAGATGTGATGACAGGAATTATCCAGCGTAAAGATCCAAGATTTGTTTATGTAAATCTAGGGAAAATTGAAGCAAGACTACCTGAAGGCGAGCAGATGCCTACTGAATCTTATCAAGTGCATGACCGCTTAAAAGTTTTTGTTACAAAGGTAGAGAATAGTAATAAAGGACCACATATTTATGTGTCAAGGACACACCCGGGTCTGCTCAAGCGTTTATTTGAAATGGAAGTGCCTGAGATTTATGACGGCACAGTTGAAGTGAGGTCAGTTGCTCGTGAAGCAGGAGATCGTTCAAAAATCTCAGTTTATGCTGATGATCCAGAAATAGATCCAGTTGGGTCGTGTGTCGGCCAGCGTGGCCAGCGGGTCCAAGCGATTGTGAATGAGTTAAAAGGCGAAAAAATCGATATTGTTCAATGGTCAGAGGATCCTATCGAGTATGTGTCAAATGCACTTAGTCCTTCTAAAGTGGTTGAAGTCCTCGTTGATGAAGAAGAAAAGGCTACAACTGTCATTGTTCCCGATTATCAACTATCGCTTGCAATTGGAAAAAGAGGACAAAACGCACGACTTGCAGCCAAGCTAACAGGCTGGAAGATTGATATTAAGAGCGAAAGTGAAGCACTTGAACAAGGTGTGATTACAGAAGAATCAGCTTCAGAAGATGAAGAGGCTGATGAATTAACTGAAGAATAA
- the rimP gene encoding ribosome maturation factor RimP, whose amino-acid sequence MSKNVTEITEELVKPIVKEMNLELVDIEFKKEGKNWFLRVFLDKPEGIDIEECGQVSERLSEQLDEIDPIDLPYFLEVSSPGAERPLKTKEDFKKYVGEHIYMKLYEPIDNEKEFEGTLVQFEGETATIDIRIKTRTKQLEVPFNKIAKANLAVTFN is encoded by the coding sequence ATGAGTAAAAATGTAACAGAGATTACAGAAGAACTAGTGAAACCTATTGTTAAAGAGATGAATCTTGAACTTGTAGATATCGAATTTAAAAAAGAAGGTAAGAACTGGTTTCTTCGCGTATTCCTTGATAAACCTGAAGGGATTGACATTGAAGAATGTGGTCAAGTTTCAGAAAGGTTGAGCGAACAATTAGATGAAATCGATCCAATTGATCTTCCATACTTTTTAGAGGTTTCCTCTCCTGGCGCTGAACGTCCTCTGAAAACGAAGGAGGACTTTAAGAAGTATGTAGGTGAACATATTTATATGAAATTATATGAACCTATTGATAATGAGAAAGAGTTCGAAGGTACACTCGTACAATTCGAAGGCGAAACGGCAACCATAGATATCCGTATTAAAACACGCACAAAGCAACTAGAGGTGCCTTTTAACAAAATTGCCAAGGCTAATTTGGCCGTCACTTTTAACTAA